In Coturnix japonica isolate 7356 chromosome 9, Coturnix japonica 2.1, whole genome shotgun sequence, a single window of DNA contains:
- the ETV5 gene encoding ETS translocation variant 5: protein MDGFYDQQVPFMGPGKSCAEEGRGRLGSERKRKFLETDLAHDSEELFQDLSQLQEAWLAEAQVPDDEQFVPDFQSDNLVLHAPPPAKIKRELHSPSSELSACSHEQALCASYGDKCLYNCCAYDRKPPTGFKPLTPPATPVSPVQPGSSLPPPPAPGVQAAAHGGPAAPLRSTAPAPHLLQEQRQQTFAVPRPPHPPMHMPKMMSENQYPTEHRFQRQMSEPCHPFPPQPGVPGDSRPVYHRQLSEPVGPAAPHPAQGFKQEYHDPLYEHAGPSLPGPPGHGFQSPMGIKQEPRDYCIDSEVPNCQSSYMRGGLFPGSHDGFSYEKDTRLYFDDTCVVPERLEGKVKQEPTLYREGPPYQRRGSLQLWQFLVTLLDDPANAHFIAWTGRGMEFKLIEPEEVARRWGIQKNRPAMNYDKLSRSLRYYYEKGIMQKVAGERYVYKFVCDPDALFSMAYPDNQRPFLKAEPDCHVSEEDTLPLTHFEDSPAYLLEVEHCGSLPYAEGFAY from the exons ATGGATGGCTTCTACGATCAGCAGGTCCCCTTTATGGGCCCTGGG AAATCCTGTGCCGAGGAGGGCCGAGGCCGGCTGGGCTCCgagaggaaaaggaagttcTTGGAGACCGACCTGGCCCACGACTCGGAAG AGCTCTTCCAGGATCtcagccagctgcaggaggcCTGGCTAGCTGAAG ctcaGGTTCCTGATGATGAACAATTTGTCCCAGATTTCCAGTCTGACAACC TGGTCCTGCATGCTCCACCTCCAGCCAAGATCAAGCGGGAGCTCCACAGCCCTTCCTCAGAGCTGTCGGCCTGCAGCCATGAGCAGGCTCTCTGTGCCAGCTACGGAGACAAGTGCCTCTACAACTGCTG TGCCTACGACAGGAAGCCCCCCACTGGGTTCAAGCCATTAACACCACCCGCCACGCCGGTGTCCCCCGTGCAGCCGGGCTCATCCCTGCCACCGCCGCCGGCCCCAGGAGTGCAGGCAGCTGCCCATGGCGGCCCAGCGGCTCCACTGCGCAGCACCGCGCCGGCACCAcacctgctgcaggagcagaggcagcaaaCCTTTGCCGTGCCGCGGCCGCCCCACCCGCCCATGCACATGCCAAAGATGATGTCTGAAAACCAATACCCCACAGAGCACAG GTTCCAGAGGCAGATGTCTGAGCCCTGCCACCCCTTCCCACCGCAGCCCGGCGTTCCTGGGGACAGCCGCCCCGTCTACCACCGGCAGCTGTCAGAACCTGTtggccccgccgccccccacCCCGCTCAGGGATTCAAACAGGAGTACCACGACCCGCTCTATGAGCACGCCGGCCCCAGCCTGCCCGGCCCCCCTGGGCATGGCTTCCAGTCCCCCATGGGCATCAAGCAGGAGCCCCGGGACTACTGCATTGACTCAG AAGTGCCTAACTGCCAGTCCTCATACATGAGAGGGGGCCTCTTCCCCGGCAGCCATGATG GATTTTCGTATGAAAAAGACACACGATTGTATTTTGACGACACGTGCGTGGTACCAGAGAGACTGGAGG GTAAGGTGAAGCAGGAGCCCACCCTGTACCGCGAGGGCCCTCCCTACCAGCGGCGCGGGTCGCTGCAGCTCTGGCAGTTCCTCGTCACACTCCTGGATGACCCCGCCAACGCTCACTTTATCGCCTGGACTGGCCGCGGCATGGAGTTCAAGCTGATTGAGCCTGAGGAG GTAGCACGGCGCTGGGGCATCCAGAAGAACCGGCCGGCCATGAACTACGACAAGCTGAGCCGCTCCCTGCGCTACTACTACGAGAAGGGCATCATGCAGAAG GTGGCCGGCGAGCGGTACGTCTACAAGTTCGTGTGTGACCCTGATGCCCTCTTCTCCATGGCGTACCCCGACAATCAGCGCCCCTTCCTGAAAGCAGAGCCCGACTGCCACGTGAGTGAGGAGGACACGCTGCCGCTGACGCACTTTGAGGACAGCCCTGCCTACCTGCTGGAGGTGGAGCACTGCGGCAGCCTGCCCTACGCCGAGGGCTTTGCCTACTGA